The proteins below come from a single Pseudarthrobacter sp. SSS035 genomic window:
- a CDS encoding LCP family protein yields MASTPSGPDPIGPAPSGPEPAAPAALKRRRLIAVVLSLVLVAFVAVSALLFTRPAAEVAAPVPTITDTATPTPSETTPPPPPAPAPPPPPEPIAELPAAPMNILVIGSDSRANAREQAAHTAATGETQDHRADTLMLVHIPADRRSVHVVSLMRDLYVSIPDYGFSKINDSLQVGGIPLATRTVESLMGTHIDHTLMLDFHGFKTLTDGLGGIDVNVTLPFQSTHETQHVFTPGVNHLDGQAALEFVRERYAFVDGDFQRVRNQQTFLRAILARLTSDGALHDVTAVRALVNFASGYLTVDQGFDPVGVAILAYGMRGIDPNAVVSLTLPTAGVGTAPGGASVVFPDYGGIAQVAAAMREGRLPEYAGG; encoded by the coding sequence ATGGCGAGCACCCCAAGCGGTCCTGATCCGATCGGCCCGGCCCCTTCCGGCCCCGAGCCTGCTGCGCCTGCCGCGCTGAAACGGCGCCGCTTGATCGCGGTGGTGCTGTCGCTGGTGCTGGTGGCCTTCGTCGCGGTTTCAGCCCTGCTGTTCACCCGGCCTGCCGCGGAAGTTGCGGCCCCGGTGCCCACCATCACTGACACCGCCACCCCCACTCCGTCGGAGACGACACCGCCACCGCCCCCGGCACCGGCCCCTCCCCCGCCACCCGAACCCATCGCGGAACTCCCCGCGGCGCCCATGAACATCCTGGTGATCGGCAGTGACAGCCGCGCGAACGCCCGGGAGCAAGCAGCCCACACCGCCGCCACGGGCGAAACGCAGGACCACCGCGCCGACACGCTCATGCTGGTCCACATCCCGGCCGACCGCCGCAGTGTGCACGTGGTCTCCCTCATGCGGGACCTGTACGTAAGCATCCCCGACTACGGCTTCTCCAAGATCAACGACAGCTTGCAGGTGGGCGGCATCCCGCTGGCCACGCGGACGGTGGAGTCCCTGATGGGGACCCACATCGACCACACCCTCATGCTGGACTTCCACGGTTTCAAGACGCTAACCGACGGGCTGGGCGGAATTGACGTGAACGTCACCCTGCCGTTCCAGTCCACTCACGAAACGCAGCACGTCTTCACACCGGGGGTGAACCACCTCGACGGCCAGGCGGCACTGGAATTCGTCCGCGAGCGCTACGCCTTCGTCGACGGCGACTTCCAGCGGGTCAGGAACCAGCAGACGTTCCTCCGCGCCATCCTCGCCCGGCTCACCAGCGACGGCGCCCTGCATGACGTGACTGCGGTGCGGGCCCTGGTGAATTTCGCATCCGGCTACCTCACGGTGGACCAGGGCTTTGATCCTGTGGGCGTCGCGATCCTGGCCTACGGCATGCGCGGCATTGACCCCAACGCAGTTGTTTCGCTCACGCTGCCGACAGCCGGGGTAGGCACGGCACCAGGAGGGGCGTCGGTGGTGTTCCCGGACTATGGCGGGATCGCCCAGGTGGCCGCGGCAATGCGCGAAGGCCGGCTGCCCGAGTACGCGGGCGGGTAG